A window of Leptospira brenneri contains these coding sequences:
- a CDS encoding elongation factor G-like protein, producing MKYRTVGIFAHIDSGKTTLTERILFEAGKISAVGSIEDGTTESDSLQEEIERGISIRTTFHSIPWKTTFGEFQIQLVDTPGHIDFRNQVTDLLAAMEIAIVVLEAGAGVQSQARLVMEELLKAEIPMVFFINKLDRFDEEYLDTLVSLEEILQGAPVSLFQKGESGKLEYYLKNPSRFPKSVKEEVLSWSDELLLSSWNDPSGQTDYSLIALRTGPGQGKLYPVYGGSAKTGEGVRELLDLVLWTEPKAKKESSLDEFPLLVLSRRTDPNLGRYAVVYPTEDRHVETFYKTLQKQKNLGLKETTETSTHPLQIIDPDSEEKLTQVTQGKLVFLQEHPDLVLLPGSPVSVKTNFDLEGKHSERSPSPFSIAIEPELASEKEFWLCRLEELGWEDPGYRVIEKEETGQLVLFGRGELHLEIGIRRILERTEKKLQFSSINIAKIELLKKMSHKVALEHRAFEDQKSSGALIAVLEDTADFSKQIAFEVSLPEEVKNSIETSFLEACLYGFYGEEVAGLRLRVISYEMPKGEMQTTLTLLKVAILAGVRELFPSNTKLVGPLTEVDVMVDADHLGVVLSDLSRRSAKVVSIFEAVAGKSHLKANAPAQNLLGFSGALRNMTKGIGISWERTAFTYEFHAVLKE from the coding sequence ATGAAATACCGAACTGTTGGAATTTTTGCACATATCGATTCCGGTAAAACCACCCTGACGGAAAGAATTCTTTTTGAAGCGGGTAAAATTTCTGCAGTGGGATCCATTGAAGATGGGACAACCGAATCCGATAGTTTGCAGGAAGAAATCGAAAGAGGAATTTCGATTCGGACAACCTTCCATTCGATTCCATGGAAAACAACATTCGGTGAGTTTCAAATTCAACTCGTAGATACTCCGGGTCATATAGATTTTCGAAATCAGGTGACTGATCTTTTGGCGGCAATGGAGATAGCCATTGTGGTTTTGGAAGCGGGTGCGGGGGTCCAATCACAGGCAAGGCTCGTGATGGAGGAGTTGCTCAAAGCAGAAATTCCTATGGTTTTCTTTATCAATAAACTCGACCGTTTTGATGAAGAGTATTTGGATACTTTGGTTTCTCTGGAAGAAATTCTGCAGGGAGCCCCTGTCTCTCTTTTTCAAAAAGGGGAATCTGGAAAGTTGGAATACTATCTAAAAAATCCTTCTCGGTTTCCGAAGTCAGTAAAGGAGGAAGTCCTTTCTTGGAGTGATGAACTCCTTCTTTCTTCTTGGAATGATCCTTCCGGTCAAACTGACTATTCTTTGATTGCTCTCCGTACGGGACCCGGACAGGGAAAACTATACCCGGTGTATGGCGGTTCAGCCAAAACGGGGGAAGGGGTTCGTGAACTTCTGGATCTTGTTCTTTGGACAGAACCAAAGGCGAAAAAAGAATCATCCTTGGATGAGTTTCCTCTTTTGGTTCTTTCTCGGCGGACGGATCCAAATCTTGGTCGGTATGCGGTGGTTTACCCAACAGAAGATCGTCACGTGGAAACATTCTACAAAACCTTGCAAAAGCAAAAAAACTTAGGGCTAAAAGAGACCACCGAAACCTCTACTCATCCTTTGCAAATCATAGATCCAGACTCAGAAGAGAAACTGACCCAGGTGACTCAAGGGAAACTTGTATTTTTGCAAGAGCATCCGGACCTGGTCCTTCTTCCAGGTTCTCCGGTTTCGGTAAAAACTAATTTCGATCTTGAGGGTAAACATTCGGAACGTTCCCCAAGCCCCTTTTCGATTGCGATTGAACCGGAACTTGCTTCCGAAAAAGAGTTTTGGTTATGTCGTTTGGAGGAACTGGGTTGGGAAGATCCAGGATACAGGGTAATTGAAAAAGAGGAAACCGGACAATTGGTACTCTTTGGGCGAGGGGAGCTTCATTTGGAGATTGGAATTCGAAGGATTCTGGAGAGAACTGAAAAAAAACTCCAATTTAGTTCGATAAACATTGCCAAAATAGAGCTTCTAAAAAAAATGTCTCATAAGGTTGCCCTAGAGCATCGTGCCTTTGAAGACCAAAAGTCAAGCGGCGCGCTCATCGCAGTCCTGGAAGATACTGCCGATTTTTCGAAGCAAATTGCCTTCGAGGTAAGTCTTCCGGAAGAAGTAAAAAATTCGATAGAAACATCCTTTTTGGAAGCCTGCTTGTACGGGTTTTACGGTGAGGAAGTTGCCGGTCTCCGATTGAGAGTCATTTCTTATGAAATGCCCAAGGGAGAAATGCAGACCACGTTAACGCTTTTGAAAGTAGCAATACTTGCGGGCGTAAGGGAATTGTTTCCATCAAACACTAAGTTGGTCGGACCCCTCACGGAAGTGGATGTGATGGTAGACGCGGACCACTTGGGTGTAGTTCTTTCTGATCTAAGTCGCAGAAGCGCCAAGGTGGTATCCATCTTCGAAGCTGTGGCAGGGAAGAGTCACTTAAAAGCCAATGCACCGGCTCAAAACCTGCTTGGCTTTTCAGGGGCTCTTAGAAACATGACCAAAGGGATTGGCATTTCTTGGGAAAGGACTGCTTTTACCTATGAATTTCATGCAGTTTTAAAGGAGTAA
- the rpsG gene encoding 30S ribosomal protein S7 — protein sequence MSRRRGKVEPRHIEGDPKYNDKVISKFINCLMVDGKKSVAESVFYDALEVIAKKTGQDPYQVFQEALENAKPQVEVKSRRVGGVTYQVPIEVRPERRLALGIRWLIRYSRDRNEKSMKNKLAAEFMEAQKGTGSAIKKKEDIRKMADANKAFSHYRW from the coding sequence ATGTCTAGAAGAAGAGGAAAAGTTGAACCGCGCCATATTGAAGGCGATCCTAAATACAACGACAAAGTGATTTCTAAGTTTATCAACTGCCTAATGGTAGATGGTAAAAAAAGTGTCGCTGAATCCGTGTTCTACGATGCACTAGAAGTAATTGCTAAAAAAACAGGACAGGATCCTTACCAAGTTTTCCAAGAGGCTTTGGAAAATGCAAAACCACAAGTAGAAGTAAAATCTCGCCGAGTGGGTGGGGTGACTTACCAAGTTCCAATCGAAGTTCGTCCTGAAAGACGACTTGCTCTTGGAATCAGATGGCTCATTCGTTACAGCCGTGATAGAAACGAAAAATCAATGAAGAATAAATTGGCAGCAGAATTCATGGAAGCTCAAAAAGGCACTGGATCTGCAATCAAGAAGAAAGAAGATATCAGAAAGATGGCAGACGCCAACAAGGCTTTCTCTCACTACCGCTGGTAG
- the rpsL gene encoding 30S ribosomal protein S12: MPTINQLIRIGREDQKKRTKSPALKACPQRRGVCTRVMTFTPKKPNSALRKVARVRLTTGIEVTAYIPGEGHNLQEHNVVLIRGGRVKDLPGVRYHIIRGTLDTLGVDKRRKGRSKYGAKRPKA, encoded by the coding sequence ATGCCTACAATTAACCAGCTCATCCGCATTGGAAGAGAAGATCAAAAGAAAAGAACTAAATCTCCTGCCCTAAAAGCGTGCCCACAAAGACGTGGAGTTTGCACAAGGGTAATGACCTTTACTCCTAAAAAACCGAACTCCGCTCTTCGTAAAGTAGCAAGGGTTCGTCTCACTACTGGAATTGAAGTGACTGCTTACATTCCTGGTGAAGGTCACAACCTCCAAGAACACAACGTGGTTCTGATCCGTGGGGGAAGGGTAAAAGACTTACCAGGGGTTCGTTATCATATCATTCGTGGAACACTGGATACACTCGGTGTGGACAAACGTCGTAAAGGACGTTCTAAATACGGCGCTAAGCGTCCTAAAGCGTAA